The Halictus rubicundus isolate RS-2024b chromosome 3, iyHalRubi1_principal, whole genome shotgun sequence genome includes a region encoding these proteins:
- the LOC143353017 gene encoding uncharacterized protein LOC143353017, whose product MMAKMLCVFVLFLAVQNVRAVKLDNETVSIDLAKYNAIYYNPDTGVNLKPELEDTSRDPLSTKIAFRGLPCQCENLQCSCCTGINLTSINFNRRACTKFTYDSSALAINMALTMNEREIYSNTLSARNPPPLCTPMPYLPFVNFCIRFFDLYTEGRNLHACIDLETRFIGSPIMTLHFNCVKVGVDGVSWTQIGNATDAAAVETYTVVEEPEVYDEVEFEQQDLEAYVNYTSTLSPEEEAQIGQLKL is encoded by the exons ATGATGGCCAAGATGTTGTGTGTTTTCGTATTGTTTCTCGCGGTGCAAAACGTGCGCGCTGTTAAGTTGGACAATGAAACTGTTAGTATAG ATCTTGCCAAATATAATGCCATCTATTATAACCCGGACACCGGAGTCAATCTCAAGCCGGAACTGGAAGATACTAGCAGAGATCCTTTGTCAACGAAGATCGCGTTTCGAGGTCTGCCCTGCCAATGCGAAAATCTCCAATGTAGCTGTTGCACCGGCATCAATCTGACCTCGATCAATTTTAATCGTCGCGCGTGCACAAAGTTCACCTACGACTCCTCAGCGTTGGCCATTAACATGGCGTTGACCATGAACGAGAGAGAGATCTATTCCAATACCTTGTCTG CTAGAAACCCGCCACCGCTGTGCACCCCAATGCCCTATCTGCCCTTCGTGAACTTCTGCATTCGTTTCTTCGATCTGTACACCGAGGGAAGAAACCTTCACGCTTGCATCGACTTGGAAACTCGTTTTATTGGCTCGCCGATCATGACCTTGCACTTCAATTGCGTGAAAGTCGGTGTCGATGGAGTCTCTTGGACCCAAATCGGGAACGCTACCGATGCGGCGGCTGTTGAAACGTATACGGTAGTAGAGGAACCGGAAGTGTACGACGAGGTGGAGTTCGAGCAGCAAGATTTGGAGGCTTACGTGAACTATACGTCGACGCTAAGCCCTGAAGAGGAAGCTCAGATTGGGCAGCTTAAGCTCTGA
- the LOC143353018 gene encoding uncharacterized protein LOC143353018, translating into MKIYCFLFLVFLVAGSSAKRIHERVVEEEERSKNSVNNALSMEDFKKIAEFARLLKQANNTATNHSTQVTATRQGPCQCGGGICGCCSRILFDTWKQKACVNVTYDADEFSFTAKVSMNDRVLYTRTISGKNPRPLCVPVPRLPIVKACIRFYNIYFQGRNIHMCVNMEGKFRETTLFKVGLDCLRFGSNGLALVKPEDGGGIGQVVLLPDDDDDAEEDYDYDDDDDDDDDDDDDILDL; encoded by the exons ATGAAGATCTATTGCTtccttttcctcgtttttcttgTTGCCGGAAGTTCCGCGAAGAGGATTCACGAAAGGGTCGTCGAAGAGGAAGAGAGGTCGAAGAATTCGGTGAACAATGCGCTTTCGATGGAGGACTTCAAGAAGATAGCGGAGTTCGCGAGATTGCTGAAGCAAGCGAACAATACTGCTACGAACCATAGTACTCAGGTGACCGCGACCAGGCAAGGACCTTGCCAATGCGGCGGAGGAATCTGCGGATGCTGCTCGAGGATTCTGTTCGACACCTGGAAACAAAAGGCTTGCGTAAATGTGACCTACGACGCAGACGAGTTCAGCTTCACCGCAAAGGTTTCGATGAACGACAGAGTTCTGTACACGAGAACGATTTCCG GGAAGAATCCTCGGCCGTTATGCGTGCCAGTGCCACGACTGCCGATAGTTAAGGCCTGCATCAGGTTCTACAACATTTATTTCCAAGGAAGAAACATTCACATGTGCGTGAACATGGAAGGAAAATTTCGAGAGACCACCTTGTTCAAG GTCGGATTAGATTGTCTGAGATTCGGCTCGAACGGCTTAGCTCTGGTTAAACCTGAGGATGGAGGTGGAATAGGTCAAGTAGTGCTCTTACCagatgacgacgacgatgcAGAAGAAGATTACGattacgacgacgacgacgacgacgacgatgacgacgacgacgacataCTTGATCTATGA
- the LOC143353019 gene encoding uncharacterized protein LOC143353019 yields MNFRTCNALISFWLHFFFHWPLTVTEERYPIANGFLAYKTVTSIRPSCTCPTSYACSCCQIVTILFIKAEKNLCVNFVYQGNGVRIDVTLNSDVLKSRKVTDYSPLKFCIDIPRCVFSTACINVLELNQFSRSITVCLRLDIYSKKRIWQLNYDCVSISTVPEAMTAGTTKMMSNSTTKMMAATTTKMTGSATTATTKIMAATTTTMKPGMSAMSSSQMTMTTMTTTAMTTTTMSTMVPRRAETEETTPDVELITEPGSETTIIDID; encoded by the exons ATGAATTTTAGAACGTGCAACGCCCTAATTTCGTTTTGGTTGCATTTCTTCTTTCACTGGCCCCTTACTGTCACAGAAGAAA GGTATCCGATCGCGAATGGATTTTTGGCTTACAAAACCGTGACGAGTATTCGGCCATCTTGCACCTGTCCGACGTCTTACGCGTGTTCTTGTTGCCAGATTGTGACCATTTTGTTCATCAAGGCTGAGAAAAATC TTTGCGTTAACTTCGTCTACCAGGGAAACGGAGTGAGAATTGACGTGACGTTAAACTCGGACGTACTGAAATCCAGAAAAGTTACAG ATTATAGTCCGCTGAAGTTTTGCATCGATATACCGCGCTGTGTTTTCTCAACCGCGTGCATAAACGTTTTGGAGCTTAATCAGTTCTCTAG gtcgATTACGGTTTGCCTTCGACTGGACATCTACTCAAAGAAACGAATATGGCAGCTGAATTACGATTGTGTTAGTATATCAACGGTCCCTGAAGCGATGACCGCTGGCACTACTAAAATGATGAGTAATTCTACTACCAAAATGATGGCTGCTACTACCACTAAAATGACGGGCAGTGCTACTACTGCTACAACTAAAATTATGGCCGCAACAACTACCACAATGAAGCCTGGAATGTCAGCAATGTCCAGCAGTCAGATGACGATGACTACGATGACAACTACCGCTATGACAACGACAACGATGTCGACGATGGTACCGCGTAGAGCGGAAACCGAAGAAACCACACCGGATGTGGAATTAATAACAGAACCGGGAAGTGAAACGACGATTATAGATATTGattga